A genomic segment from Cryptococcus gattii WM276 chromosome J, complete sequence encodes:
- a CDS encoding Hypothetical Protein (Similar to TIGR gene model, INSD accession AAW45893.1), with amino-acid sequence MYHHPFPTPATPGHKDPFQFAPPNLHPPPAMHLSQQSSHSQPQQSHTQQQSHPSHPPRHASNSHSASSSRHGSHAQSSHNHYSETDSEQDDDKVERDKLEIRREKNRVKQRNLRLRRANHIADLERDVANLKSDNTALQNALSVSQQHESNLQGWIHDLESVLFRNGLAGDVEGLRRIWSDRELKRGRPSIGGLPMNPGYPPPIQQQAPIDPLSTLARAASQLPTPSSTMYPNTQLPPNQPIVNPNGDRPTLPRPSSFSRPYENPYPTPDVAWSTQMHDYIHPEAALQAQEGGDLKRRRVEEWQPYGIAGRPPPQATAMTGRRSDTILPPIQPLAGPSAEPPRPPSAPNAKDPQRFQEGEKGEKVSPRLIRISDLVSPSHAGETFWGGSSERLPKREENMPPKAVVPINSIECQLPALRFDPGERSKMEVPPKGYTTGDGPLLTPLSETRA; translated from the exons ATGTATCACCACCCGTTCCCTACACCAGCTACACCTGGCCACAAAGACCCCTTCCAATTCGCACCTCCCAACCTCCACCCGCCTCCCGCCATGCACCTTTCCCAACAATCTTCCCACTCGCAACCACAGCAATCACATACGCAGCAGCAATCTCACCCATCTCACCCTCCCAGGCACGCGTCCAACTCCCATTCCGCTAGCTCAAGCAGGCATGGGAGTCACGCCCAGTCGTCACACAACCATTATAGCGAAACTGACAGCGAACAGGATGATGATAAAGTAGAAAGGGATAAGCTTGAGATACGGAGAGAAAAGAATCGTGTCAAGCAAAGAAATTTGCGAT TACGCCGTGCAAACCACATTGCCGACCTTGAGCGGGACGTGGCCAATCTCAAGTCTGACAATACTGCTTTACAAAATGCACTCTCAGTGTCCCAACAGCATGAAAGCAATCTTCAAGGGTGGATACATGATCTTGAAAGTGTCTTATTCCGCAATGGGCTGGCTGGTGATGTGGAAGGCTTAAGGAGAATCTGGTCAGATAGGGAGTTGAAGAGAGGAAGACCGTCTATAGGTGGTTTGCCTATGAACCCTGGGTACCCTCCACCAATCCAACAACAAGCACCGATCGATCCTCTTTCTACTCTTGCGCGAGCTGCATCACAACTTCCCACCCCTTCATCCACCATGTATCCCAACACCCAATTACCCCCTAACCAACCTATCGTCAACCCCAATGGTGATCGACCCACATTACCTCGACCAagctccttctccagaCCTTACGAGAACCCTTATCCTACGCCCGACGTCGCATGGAGCACACAGATGCACGACTACATCCATCCGGAAGCTGCACTTCAAGCtcaagaaggaggagatctgaaaagaagaagggttgAAGAGTGGCAACCGTATGGTATTGCTGGACGCCCTCCTCCACAAGCTACTGCCATGACGGGCCGCCGGTCAGATACTATCCTTCCTCCTATCCAACCCCTCGCAGGTCCCTCGGCCGAACCTCCACGTCCACCCTCCGCGCCAAACGCAAAAGACCCGCAGAGATTTCAAGAAGGTGAAAAGGGAGAAAAAGTTTCTCCGAGATTGATAAGGATCTCTGATCTCGTTTCACCTAGCCATGCCGGGGAGACGTTTTGGGGCGGCAGTAGCGAACGTTTGCCaaagagagaggaaaaCATGCCG CCCAAAGCTGTCGTACCTATAAACTCTATTGAATGCCAGCTTCCTGCTTTACGGTTCGATCCCGGTGAACGATCAAAGATGGAGGTACCTCCAAAGGGTTATACAACAGGTGACGGGCCTTTACTTACACCTTTGTCCGAAACGAGGGCATAA
- a CDS encoding Hypothetical Protein (Similar to TIGR gene model, INSD accession AAW45896.1), protein MTEHRPSSPSTSTSQRNQSAKGLKRRGTYGTENHLVFHEDFQEEWKPLRIRELVRPLTVRQWIEGGKIHREPVSRETPRFELFFDLLFVAIIHQLADAAIEEPGGRSVARFILTFWPSWSVWEEARKFANQSGTDDLLHRLWILIGMMTLIGYTANASAIELEPTGEEEIVDHSAVRAAVAFWLVIKLTRVIVLLYYAWKLPSFRGAHIWKAIAVLIPMFFLFPLIWVTSRTAQIVLATLLIVIDVCRIDLLELAIRGRIYEFQQRRAEGKKGLGMKGWHRMPDLPQGYKIPVMNIEHAVERLGAFVVIVLGEMVMNLVYTATKGEIGVSHQFGKAALGLMVAWAINYLYMLPSEPNADYEHALRHSWFSGVCFTFFHWPLCAALVLASAASGKMVANDEVESGVHWYWGSGVGFAIIFMAILDSTHHNLAPGQARIPRVIRALLALCAGLSLILFSLGTEHMSSTAVLAITVGITWFLLAFGIVGMLPKPGTVQKEELERREREEEQGKGVVVQDMDGRGRLESVGVGEAREERMEEGRLEEGGSRS, encoded by the exons ATGACAGAACACCGtccatcatctccctcaACGTCAACTTCCCAGAGAAATCAATCTGCCAAAGGCTTGAAGCGCCGAGGGACTTATGGCACAGAGAATCACCTAGTATTCCATGAAGATTTCCAAGAAGAGTGGAAACCGCTGAGAATCAGAGAACTCGTTCGACCGCTCACGGTCAGGCAG TGGATTGAAGGGGGGAAAATTCACCGAGAACCTGTGTCTCGTGAAACGCCTCGATTTGAACTGTTCTTTGATCTGTTGTTCGTAGCGATTATCCATCAGCTGGCCGATGCGGCCATAG AGGAGCCTGGCGGTCGTTCTGTAGCTCGATTTATCCTCACCTTTTGGCCAAG TTGGAGTGTCTGGGAGGAAGCTCGCAAATTCGCAAACCAAAGCGGGACAGATGATCTTCTCCACCGTCTTTGGATTCTGATCGGTATGATGACACTTATTGGATATACCGCCAATGCTTCTGCTATTGAGCTGGAACCGAcaggggaggaagagatagTGGATCATTCGGCTGTACGAGCCGCCGTAGCATTTTGGTTGGTTATCAAGCTTACACGAG TGATTGTCCTGCTATACTATGCATGGAAATTACCTAGTTTTAGGGGGGCACATATCTGGAAAGCTATCGCCGTCCTTATCCCCATGTTTTTCCTTTTC CCTCTTATCTGGGTAACATCCCGAACAGCCCAAATCGTCCTCGCCACTCTCCTCATCGTCATTGACGTTTGTCGTATTGACCTCCTTGAGCTTGCGATCCGCGGACGGATATACGAATTTCAACAACGTCGGGCagaggggaagaagggtcTGGGTATGAAAGGGTGGCATAGGATGCCGGATTTGCCGCAGGGATATAAGATTCCGGTGATGAATATTGAGCATGCGGTGGAAAGGCTGGGCGCTTTTGTCGTTATAGTA CTCGGTGAGATGGTGATGAACCTCGTTTATACGGCAACTAAAGGCGAAATTGGAGTCTCCCACCAATTTGGAAAAGCTGCCCTTGGTCTCATGGTCGCTTGGGCAATCAACTACCT ATACATGCTTCCTAGCGAACCTAACGCCGATTATGAGCACGCTTTGCGGCATAGTTGGTTTTCCGGCGTATGCTTCACATT CTTCCACTGGCCCCTTTGTGCCGCACTTGTCCTCGCATCAGCCGCTTCTGGTAAAATGGTGGCTAACGACGAAGTCGAAAGCGGAGTACATTGGTATTGGGGTAGCGGTGTTGGGTTCGCGATCATCTTTATGGCGATTTTGGATTCGACGCATCATAATTTGGCCCCTGGTCAGGCGAGGATTCCACGC GTTATTCGTGCTCTTCTCGCTCTTTGTGCTGGTCTGTCTTTgatcctcttctccctcgGCACTGAGCACATGTCCTCCACAGCTGTTCTCGCTATCACAGTAGGTATCACGTGGTTCCTACTGGCGTTCGGCATTGTTGGTATGCTCCCGAAGCCAGGGACGGTGCAGAAGGAAGAACTagagaggagggagagagaggaagagcaaggTAAGGGGGTCGTGGTGCAGGATATggatggaagagggaggTTGGAAAGTGTTGGAGTTGGAGAAgcgagggaagagagaatggaggaaggaagattggaggaaggaggaagtAGAAGTTGA